From the Kribbella sp. CA-293567 genome, the window ACGGCTTCGCCGACGAGCTCGGCCCGTACGACGCACTGGCCGCCTGGCTGCGCAGCTTCGTCGACTACAGCGTCTCGAAGAAGAGCCTGGCCGGCGAGCTGACTGTTGCCCTTGGCAAGGACTCGGAGTTCTTCACCGCCTGCAAGACCAACGTTCGCGACGCCGGCGAGCTGCTGCTCGAAGCGGCCAAGGCGGACGGGTCGGTCCGGCCGGAGCTGCAACTGATGGACATCCTGCGACTGGTCGGCGGGATCACGATGGGCCGCGACATGTCTCGCGAGCAGGCCGGCCGGTTGCTCGAGATCGTGCTGGCCGGGCTCAGAGCCTGAGGTCCGGGACCTGAGCTCTCAGTTCAGCGCTTGATCGGCTTGACCGCGTCCAGGTACGGCGCGGTCGCGTCGGCTTCGACGTACTGCAACCGGTCCTTCGGCAGCGGCCATGGCACAGCAACCTGCGGATCGAAGAGGTTGAGCACCGTCCTCGGTGCGTCGGGAGACCAGTGGGCGGTCAGCAGGTAGGTGTAGACCGTATTGGGCTCGAGCGTGCAGAACGAGTGCCCGCACCCCTCGGGCAGGAAGATCCCCTGCCCTGGGGTGAGCTCGAAGGTCTCCAGCCGACCGAAGGCCGGGCCGTCGCGCAGATCCACGATCGCGGTGAACAGCCAGCCCGCTGCCGGGGAGATGTAACGGTCCCAGGCTTCCGCGTGAATGCCGCGGGTGATGCCGACGTCAGCGGTGTAAGCGACGTTGTTCTGCACGAAGTCGACCTCGGGGAACCCCTGGCCGACCAGTTTCGCCTGGTGGAAGCTCTCCTTGAACCAGCCCTGCGGAGTCTCGATCACCTCCAGTTCGACGTGCAGAAGGCCCGGGATGCTGGTCTGCTCGACGGTCGGCATGCCGCGCAGCCTACCGGCGTACCGCGGGGCGAGCTTGGAGTTGAGCCTGATCAGCGGCAGTCAGCCCGGCCTCCCAGCCGGCGCCGTTGGTGATCCGGGTCCGCCGGGTGACGGTGTCCGGGAAGAGCTTGGTGAACAGCTTCTCCACCTGCTCCTCCCGCCTGGACAGCACCGGCAGCAACCGCCCGGCATCCTCGGCCGGCACAGCAGCCTGCGTCGCCTCCGCGGTCGCCTGAAGCCGCTCGCCGATGCGTTGCGCGTAGGCCATCAGGAACGACTGACGGAAGGATCGGGTGCGCGACTCGCCGTACCGGCCGATGTGCTTGCCAGCGGCAAGCATCGCGCGGTTCGCCTGCACCAGCAGCGAAGTACTGAGCAACTCGGTCAGTTGCAGGTCGAGCTCCGCGCCGACGATGGTGACGACGGCGAGCTGCTCCATCGAGACGGTGCGGCACCGGTTGGCCGAGGCGACGGCTCCGACCAGCTGGGCCTTCGCGGAGACATAGGGGGTCTCCACCCAGATCCGCCGGGCACCGGAGTCGTCCGGCAGGTCGAGTCCGGGATCCGCGTCGACCAGCGCCTGGTCGAGCGAGAACTTGGCCATCAGCTCCTGCGCCTTGCCCGACAGGGCTTCCGCCTCGTCCGGGAAGTCGGTTGCCTCCGCCTTCGCCAGTAGGGCTCTGATCCGCGCGAGCATCTTGTCGTTCGGAACCGCGGAGGTCGCCGCGCGGGCTCGCACCGGTGCCCCGGGCAACGGGAAGAGCCGGGCGAGGCCAGGCAGCGACTGCAGGAAGCCCGCGACCGTGAGTGCGGTGTGCAGAGCCAGGTAGCGGCCGAGTCGCTGGTCGGCTGCCCAGGCGGTCAACCGCAGTTCGGCGTACGGCGGGGCGATGTCGAAGTCGGTCAACTGGTCCAGCCAGCGTGGGTCGATCTCCTGGTACGCACGGTGCTCGGACGCGATCACCGCCAGCAGCAACGGCTCCGTCCCCGTCTCCAGGCGCCGCCGAGCATGCTGAACCACGTCGCCCGGCGTCCAGCCGCGCTCCCACGCCGAGCGTGTCAGCCTCTCCAGGAAGGTTTGCAGGCTCCGGTCGACCTGCGGCTGATCCCGCTCGTCGTATCCACCCAGCAGCGCCAGGTATCCCTCGGCTTGCCCGTCGTCACGGGCGACGGCGGCCGCGGCCGACGGCAACAGTTCCTGAAGCTCCTGATCACTCACCCGGACGAGTCTGGCACCCGATCCACCCGGACCCCAAAGCCGCCCGAACGCCCTGTGGACAACTCACCTCAGATCGACGCGGCACCGTCGATCACCAGCACCTGACCGTTCACGTTGGTGTTCTCCAGCAACAACATCCGGACCACCGGGACGACCTCTTCCGGCTCGGTCAGGTGACCGGTCGGCGTCCGGCGGACGATCTGGTCGAGCTGGGTCTGACCGAGCACGGCCGACATCTCCGAGGCGAAGAACCCCGGGGCGACGGAGTTGACCAGCACCCGGCCACCCAGTTCGCGAGCCATCGAACGGGTCGCGGCGTCCATCCCGCCCTTCGTCGCGGAGTACGCGACCAGTCCCGGGTAGCCACGCTGCGCGCAGATCGAGGTGACGTTGACGATCCGGCCCTTCAGCCCCTTCGCGAGCATCCGGCGGAGCACGAACCGGGTCAGCAGCAGGGGCGAGGTCAGGTTGGTCTCGATGATGGCGGCCAACTGCTCGGCCGAGGTGTGCACGTGCAGCGAGTCCTGTCCGACGGCCGCGTTGTTCACCAGTCCGTCGATCGGGCCGAGTTCGGCCTCGACCTCCTTGACGAAGGCCTGGGTCGCGTTGGCATCCGTCACGTCCACTGAGCCGACGTGCAACTGCCCGGGGTACTTCGTCGCCAGCGCCGTCAGCTCGGCGGTGACGGTCCGGGCGAACGCGGCCACCTTCACGCCGGAGGCCAGCAGCTCGGTGACGATCGCCAGCCCGAGACCCCGCGAACCGCCGGAGACGAGCACCACCGAGGACGGCGGTACTGCGGTGAGGTCAGACATCGCTCTTCAACGTCTCCTTCTGCGGAATCTCGGCCAGGAACTTGATCCGCCGCGGTACGCCGTAGTCCGGCAGGCGGTTGGAGCACCACTGCACCAGGTCCTGGTCGGTGATCGGCCCGAGCGCGGGACTGGCCACCACCTCGGCGGCGACCATCCGGCCGACCAGCGGCGCCTTGCGGGCGAACACCCGCGCCCAGGCGACGCCCGGGTGAGCCATCAGCACGTTGCGGACCAGGCCCGCCGACACCTTCGAACCACCGACGTTGATCTCGTCGGTGTCGAGCCGGCCGGTGATCAGCACCCGGTCACCGGCGAACTCGACCCGGTCACCGGTCCGCACGGCGCCGTCCAACCCGGCGCCGTGGTGCGGTGAGGTGATCACCAGTTCGTCACCGTCGACGGAGATGACCGGCCGCTCGTCCTCCGGGCCGGGCTCGCGGTCCAGCCAGGCCTTGGGGAAACCGGCCTGGCCGTCGTGCACCACGATCGAGGCACCGACCTCGGAGGAGGCGTAGATCCAGGAGACCCGGGCCTTCGGGAAGATCTCCCGCAGCCGGTCGAGGATGGTCTGGTCCACCGGTTCGCCGCCGAGCGTGATCTGCTCCAGCGGCACCTCGGCCAGCGCCTCGGTGTCGCGGTAGATCGTCTGCCGCCAGAAGGTCGGCGTACCGGAGGCCGCGGTGACGCCGTGCTCGGCCGCGATGGACGGCCAGATCTCCAGCTCGGACGGCTCGATCACGACCAGGCCCTGATAGGCCTGGGTCAGCGACATCGTTACCACCTGCCACCAGGCGTAGGTGCCAGGCGAGTACGGCAGCAGCCAAGTTCGCGGTTGCTGCTGGGTGGTGACGGTGGTCA encodes:
- a CDS encoding dTDP-4-dehydrorhamnose 3,5-epimerase family protein, which produces MPTVEQTSIPGLLHVELEVIETPQGWFKESFHQAKLVGQGFPEVDFVQNNVAYTADVGITRGIHAEAWDRYISPAAGWLFTAIVDLRDGPAFGRLETFELTPGQGIFLPEGCGHSFCTLEPNTVYTYLLTAHWSPDAPRTVLNLFDPQVAVPWPLPKDRLQYVEADATAPYLDAVKPIKR
- a CDS encoding AMP-binding protein, encoding MTTRRRSTALIGDDNTVVAGGRTATWRTLHKLPQLPSPAAVLVDNGADALAAVRHHAVHGTELLVATTSRVDLSMREELADSGFAIVIAKGDEHSVEPAKLKRVEESGRAWLLTSGSTGRPTRIGHTLESLTTVTTQQQPRTWLLPYSPGTYAWWQVVTMSLTQAYQGLVVIEPSELEIWPSIAAEHGVTAASGTPTFWRQTIYRDTEALAEVPLEQITLGGEPVDQTILDRLREIFPKARVSWIYASSEVGASIVVHDGQAGFPKAWLDREPGPEDERPVISVDGDELVITSPHHGAGLDGAVRTGDRVEFAGDRVLITGRLDTDEINVGGSKVSAGLVRNVLMAHPGVAWARVFARKAPLVGRMVAAEVVASPALGPITDQDLVQWCSNRLPDYGVPRRIKFLAEIPQKETLKSDV
- a CDS encoding TetR/AcrR family transcriptional regulator, coding for MTSTPLPTTRPARADAARNYDLLVAAGREAFAEHGTDASLEEIARRAGVGIGTLYRRFPNRTALLEAVYVDEIQSVCNRAYGFADELGPYDALAAWLRSFVDYSVSKKSLAGELTVALGKDSEFFTACKTNVRDAGELLLEAAKADGSVRPELQLMDILRLVGGITMGRDMSREQAGRLLEIVLAGLRA
- a CDS encoding SDR family NAD(P)-dependent oxidoreductase — its product is MSDLTAVPPSSVVLVSGGSRGLGLAIVTELLASGVKVAAFARTVTAELTALATKYPGQLHVGSVDVTDANATQAFVKEVEAELGPIDGLVNNAAVGQDSLHVHTSAEQLAAIIETNLTSPLLLTRFVLRRMLAKGLKGRIVNVTSICAQRGYPGLVAYSATKGGMDAATRSMARELGGRVLVNSVAPGFFASEMSAVLGQTQLDQIVRRTPTGHLTEPEEVVPVVRMLLLENTNVNGQVLVIDGAASI
- a CDS encoding DUF2786 domain-containing protein: MSDQELQELLPSAAAAVARDDGQAEGYLALLGGYDERDQPQVDRSLQTFLERLTRSAWERGWTPGDVVQHARRRLETGTEPLLLAVIASEHRAYQEIDPRWLDQLTDFDIAPPYAELRLTAWAADQRLGRYLALHTALTVAGFLQSLPGLARLFPLPGAPVRARAATSAVPNDKMLARIRALLAKAEATDFPDEAEALSGKAQELMAKFSLDQALVDADPGLDLPDDSGARRIWVETPYVSAKAQLVGAVASANRCRTVSMEQLAVVTIVGAELDLQLTELLSTSLLVQANRAMLAAGKHIGRYGESRTRSFRQSFLMAYAQRIGERLQATAEATQAAVPAEDAGRLLPVLSRREEQVEKLFTKLFPDTVTRRTRITNGAGWEAGLTAADQAQLQARPAVRR